The nucleotide sequence CGAGGAAGATCTCGGCGATCGAGCGGTCGACGATGATCCGCACGTCGGCCGCCGCGCCGGGCGCGGAACGCGTCACCGCCCGCCCCGCGCACGCGGTTCGCGGGACGCCCGCGAACGGTCGGCGACCAGCTCGCCCGTCGCCGGATCGAGCGAGATGTCCAGGTGCTCGCCGCCGTCGGACGACGTCGGCAGCCGCAGGCCCGCCGCGGCCCGTCCGTCCGGCGAGCGGTGCAGCCGCGCCGTCACGTCCGGGCACCGGCCGACGGCGCCGAGGTCGCGCGGGACGCACGCCGCCGCCCGGCCGCGCGCGGTCACCACGGCCGCGCCGCGCAGCGCGCCGATCTCCCGCGCGGGCCGCTGGACGACGGCGCAGTGCCCGTTCGTCGCCACCTCGCGGGGAGCGTGGGCAGTCCCACCCATCCGGCCTCGTCGGTCCAGGTGCTCGGCGCGCCGGGGCGGACGGCGTCCCGGGCCTCGAACATCACCGCCTCGTCGGGCGGCTCGGCGATCCGCAGGCCCGGGTCCTTGGCGAATGTGGGCTCGGTGCCGTTCGGGAACGCGTCGGGGGCTGTTTAACAGACATATTTGTCTGTTAGATTGCTCGCCCCCGAGACCTTCGAATCCCCGTGGAGCGCGCATGCGTCCGGTCCGACTCGCCGCGTCCGTCCTCGCCGCGCTGCTCGCCGTCTCGGCCGGCGGCGCTCCTGCCCGGGCGGCGGCCCCGGAGTACTATCTCGCGGTCGGCGATTCGCTTTCGGT is from Actinomadura rubteroloni and encodes:
- a CDS encoding GH32 C-terminal domain-containing protein, whose product is MGGTAHAPREVATNGHCAVVQRPAREIGALRGAAVVTARGRAAACVPRDLGAVGRCPDVTARLHRSPDGRAAAGLRLPTSSDGGEHLDISLDPATGELVADRSRASREPRARGGR